One window of the Anaeromyxobacter dehalogenans 2CP-C genome contains the following:
- a CDS encoding LysR substrate-binding domain-containing protein yields the protein MELRHLRYFVAVAEELHFGRAAARLGIAQPPLSQQIRQLERELGVELFARARRRVELTEPGRVLLGHARAILQRAAQASEDVRRAARGETGALSVGVVASATYGLMPRVFRTFRARHPDVALGVAVMSTGAQVAALRAGQLDLGLARTPFGDETLVAETVLEEPVVVALPAGHPLAARRALRLAALAREPFVLFPRDRRPGWYDFVLGLCREAGFQPRVAEDAPELATAMALVAAGLGVTLVPASVKDLRRSGVDYRSIASPRARTRLVALRRPGEPSPLVVRFVAVVREVLRRGG from the coding sequence ATGGAGCTCCGGCACCTGCGGTACTTCGTGGCCGTCGCGGAGGAGCTGCACTTCGGCCGCGCCGCCGCGCGGCTCGGCATCGCGCAGCCGCCGCTCAGCCAGCAGATCCGCCAGCTCGAGCGCGAGCTCGGGGTGGAGCTGTTCGCGCGGGCCCGGCGGCGCGTCGAGCTCACCGAGCCGGGCAGGGTGCTGCTCGGGCACGCCCGGGCCATCCTGCAGCGCGCCGCGCAGGCGTCGGAGGACGTCCGGCGCGCGGCGCGGGGCGAGACCGGGGCGCTCTCGGTCGGCGTGGTGGCGTCCGCCACCTACGGCCTCATGCCGCGCGTGTTCCGGACGTTCCGGGCCCGCCACCCCGACGTCGCGCTCGGCGTGGCGGTGATGAGCACCGGCGCGCAGGTGGCGGCGCTCCGGGCCGGGCAGCTCGACCTCGGGCTGGCGCGCACGCCGTTCGGCGACGAGACGCTGGTGGCCGAGACCGTGCTGGAGGAGCCGGTGGTGGTGGCGCTGCCGGCGGGCCACCCGCTCGCCGCGCGCCGCGCGCTGCGCCTGGCGGCGCTGGCGCGCGAGCCGTTCGTGCTGTTCCCGCGCGACCGGAGGCCGGGCTGGTACGACTTCGTGCTGGGGCTGTGCCGCGAGGCCGGCTTCCAGCCCCGGGTCGCCGAGGACGCGCCCGAGCTCGCCACCGCCATGGCGCTGGTGGCGGCGGGGCTCGGCGTGACGCTGGTGCCCGCGTCGGTGAAGGACCTGCGCCGGAGCGGCGTGGACTACCGCTCCATCGCCTCGCCGCGGGCGCGCACGCGCCTGGTCGCGCTGCGCCGCCCCGGCGAGCCGTCGCCGCTGGTGGTGCGCTTCGTGGCGGTGGTGCGCGAGGTGCTCCGCCGCGGCGGCTAG
- the senB gene encoding selenoneine biosynthesis selenosugar synthase SenB has product MRIVIATPAARGSHKGNRVTALRWAGHLRALGHRVALADAWDGAPCDLLVALHATKSHASVLRWREVRPEAPLVVGMAGTDLYQDLPASPEARRSLALATRVTVLQARGLEALPPEIRPRARVIEQSAQAAPPTPPPQGVFRACLLAHVRAVKDAFLAAAAARRLPAGSRVQIAHLGAALDADAAPAARAEMAANPRYLWMGEHRRREALSVLAGSQLLVITSRLEGGSNALSEAVAAGVPVLSTRIDGTVGLLGPDHPGYFPVGDDRALAGLLLRAEQEPAFLAGLRRSTARARPLVEPAREREAWRRLLGELFPA; this is encoded by the coding sequence GTGAGGATCGTCATCGCCACGCCGGCCGCCCGCGGCTCGCACAAGGGCAACCGCGTCACCGCGCTGCGCTGGGCCGGCCACCTGCGCGCGCTCGGCCACCGCGTCGCGCTGGCCGACGCCTGGGACGGCGCGCCGTGCGACCTGCTCGTGGCGCTGCACGCGACGAAGAGCCACGCCTCGGTGCTCCGCTGGCGCGAGGTCCGCCCGGAGGCGCCGCTGGTGGTGGGGATGGCAGGGACCGACCTGTACCAGGACCTGCCCGCGTCGCCGGAGGCGCGCCGCTCGCTCGCGCTCGCCACCCGCGTCACGGTGCTGCAGGCGCGCGGGCTCGAGGCGCTGCCCCCCGAGATCCGCCCCCGGGCCCGGGTCATCGAGCAGTCGGCGCAGGCGGCCCCGCCCACGCCGCCGCCCCAGGGCGTGTTCCGCGCCTGCCTGCTCGCGCACGTGCGCGCGGTCAAGGACGCCTTCCTCGCCGCCGCGGCCGCGCGCCGCCTCCCCGCCGGCTCGCGCGTCCAGATCGCCCACCTCGGCGCCGCGCTCGACGCGGATGCCGCGCCCGCCGCGCGGGCCGAGATGGCGGCGAACCCGCGGTACCTCTGGATGGGCGAGCACCGCCGGCGCGAGGCGCTCTCGGTCCTCGCCGGGAGCCAGCTGCTCGTCATCACCTCGCGCCTGGAGGGCGGCTCGAACGCGCTCTCCGAGGCGGTCGCGGCCGGGGTCCCGGTGCTCTCGACCCGCATCGACGGGACCGTCGGGCTCCTCGGTCCCGACCACCCCGGCTACTTCCCGGTGGGCGACGATCGCGCCCTTGCCGGGCTCCTCCTCAGGGCGGAGCAGGAGCCCGCGTTCCTCGCCGGGCTGCGGCGCTCGACGGCGCGCGCGAGGCCGCTCGTCGAGCCCGCGCGCGAGCGGGAGGCCTGGCGCCGGCTCCTCGGCGAGCTGTTCCCCGCCTGA
- a CDS encoding FAD-dependent oxidoreductase, translating into MASDLDVLVLGSGQAGVPLAARLAAAGRRVALVERGALGGTCVNAGCTPTKTLLASARAAHVARTAGRLGIRAGEVAVDLGAVMDRKDAVVARWRDGVRRRLEGAAPRLRVVQGAARFVGPREVEAGGERLAAPVVVVNVGARPAVPPVPGLDRVPFLTSSSALALRALPAHLVVLGGGYVGCELGQLFRRLGADVTVIDPSPHLLAREDEAVSAALEEVFRREGVRLALGAPAEAVEGGAGAVRVRLAGGGVVEGSHLLVATGRRPNTDDLGCDAAGVALDRRGFVEVDARYRTSAEGVYAVGDAAGGPQFTHSAWDDHRILFDLLLGRGRRTRDDRLVPHVVFTDPQVGVVGLTEREARARGVPFELATLPYSAVARAVEVDEPDGVVRVLVDPRDERILGAAVVGAEGGELVHVLAALMQAGASARALVDMEVAHPTFCEGLQSAVMTLERFALRP; encoded by the coding sequence ATGGCATCGGATCTCGACGTGCTGGTCCTCGGCTCCGGCCAGGCGGGCGTGCCGCTCGCGGCGCGGCTCGCGGCCGCGGGGCGGCGGGTCGCGCTGGTCGAGCGCGGCGCGCTGGGGGGCACCTGCGTGAACGCCGGCTGCACGCCCACGAAGACGCTCCTCGCGAGCGCGCGCGCGGCCCACGTGGCGCGGACGGCCGGGCGGCTCGGGATCCGCGCCGGCGAGGTGGCGGTGGACCTCGGGGCGGTGATGGACCGGAAGGACGCGGTGGTGGCGCGCTGGCGCGACGGCGTGCGCCGCCGGCTGGAGGGCGCCGCCCCGCGGCTGCGGGTGGTGCAGGGCGCCGCGCGCTTCGTGGGGCCCCGCGAGGTGGAGGCCGGCGGCGAGCGGCTCGCGGCGCCGGTCGTGGTCGTGAACGTGGGCGCGCGCCCGGCGGTGCCGCCCGTCCCCGGGCTGGACCGCGTCCCGTTCCTCACCAGCTCGAGCGCGCTCGCGCTGCGCGCGCTCCCGGCGCACCTGGTGGTCCTCGGGGGCGGCTACGTGGGCTGCGAGCTGGGGCAGCTGTTCCGGCGGCTCGGCGCGGACGTGACGGTGATCGACCCCTCGCCGCACCTGCTCGCCCGCGAGGACGAGGCGGTGAGCGCGGCGCTGGAGGAGGTGTTCCGGCGCGAGGGCGTCCGGCTCGCGCTGGGCGCGCCGGCCGAGGCGGTCGAGGGCGGCGCGGGCGCCGTGCGGGTGCGGCTCGCCGGCGGCGGGGTGGTGGAGGGATCGCACCTGCTCGTCGCGACCGGGCGGCGCCCGAACACCGACGACCTCGGCTGCGACGCGGCCGGCGTGGCGCTGGATCGGCGCGGGTTCGTCGAGGTGGACGCGCGCTACCGCACCAGCGCCGAGGGCGTGTACGCGGTGGGCGACGCGGCCGGCGGCCCGCAGTTCACCCACAGCGCCTGGGACGACCACCGCATCCTGTTCGACCTCCTGCTCGGCCGCGGCCGGCGGACGCGCGACGACCGGCTGGTGCCGCACGTGGTGTTCACCGATCCGCAGGTCGGGGTGGTCGGGCTGACCGAGCGGGAGGCGCGGGCGCGCGGCGTCCCGTTCGAGCTCGCCACGCTGCCGTACTCGGCGGTGGCGCGCGCCGTCGAGGTGGACGAGCCGGACGGGGTCGTGCGCGTGCTGGTGGACCCGCGCGACGAGCGGATCCTGGGCGCGGCGGTGGTGGGGGCGGAGGGAGGGGAGCTCGTGCACGTCCTCGCCGCGCTGATGCAGGCGGGCGCGAGCGCGCGGGCGCTCGTGGACATGGAGGTGGCCCACCCGACGTTCTGCGAGGGGCTCCAGTCGGCGGTGATGACGCTCGAGCGCTTCGCGCTCCGGCCCTGA
- a CDS encoding tautomerase family protein produces MPLVRIDTTLRLGPEQRRAAGDAVHRALVDTFKVPPDDRFQVIAGHGDEGLSIAPSYLGIDHGKDVVVVQITANAGRTVDMKRALFRRVADDLHAAVGVRREDVIVSLVEVAKENWSFGNGEAQYAT; encoded by the coding sequence ATGCCGCTCGTCCGGATCGACACCACCCTGCGCCTCGGCCCCGAGCAGCGGCGCGCCGCCGGCGACGCCGTGCACCGCGCGCTCGTGGACACGTTCAAGGTCCCCCCCGACGACCGCTTCCAGGTGATCGCGGGCCACGGCGACGAGGGGCTGAGCATCGCCCCGAGCTACCTCGGCATCGACCACGGCAAGGACGTGGTGGTGGTGCAGATCACCGCCAACGCCGGGCGGACCGTGGACATGAAGCGCGCGCTCTTCCGGCGCGTCGCCGACGACCTGCACGCAGCGGTCGGCGTCCGCCGCGAGGACGTCATCGTCAGCCTGGTCGAGGTGGCGAAGGAGAACTGGTCGTTCGGGAACGGCGAGGCGCAGTACGCGACCTGA
- the senA gene encoding selenoneine synthase SenA has translation MDRILSSWVRDARARTLGLAASLPADGLLGPRLAIVNPPLWELGHVAWFQERWVLRHAAGRPPLRGGADALYDSIAIPHDVRWDLPLPSLEETVGYLREVEAGVLALLERGEADPYFVRLSVFHEDMHWEAMAFSRQTLGWPAPPGLPPRTAGEAREGDAALPGGTFRLGAAPGGGFVFDNEKWAHPVELAPFRIARAPVTEARFAEFVDDGGYRRRALWSEAGWRWREAAGAERPAYWERAANGWRRREFDRPVPLAAGRPVAHVCAHEADAFCRWAGRRLPTEAEWEAAATAEGAPLGGAGRVWEWTASDFLPYPGFAPDPYREYSQPWFGTHRVLRGGSFATPARLLRPTFRNFYTPDRRDPWAGFRTCAA, from the coding sequence ATGGACCGGATCCTCTCGTCCTGGGTGCGGGACGCGCGGGCGCGCACGCTCGGGCTGGCGGCGTCGCTGCCGGCGGACGGCCTGCTCGGCCCGCGGCTCGCGATCGTCAACCCGCCGCTCTGGGAGCTGGGGCACGTGGCCTGGTTCCAGGAGCGCTGGGTGCTGCGCCACGCCGCCGGCCGGCCGCCGCTCCGGGGCGGCGCCGACGCGCTCTACGACTCCATCGCCATCCCGCACGACGTCCGCTGGGACCTGCCGCTCCCCTCGCTGGAGGAGACCGTCGGGTACCTGCGCGAGGTCGAGGCCGGCGTGCTCGCGCTGCTCGAGCGCGGCGAGGCGGATCCCTACTTCGTGCGGCTCTCGGTGTTCCACGAGGACATGCACTGGGAGGCGATGGCGTTCTCGCGCCAGACGCTGGGCTGGCCGGCGCCGCCCGGGCTCCCGCCCCGCACGGCCGGCGAGGCGCGCGAGGGCGACGCCGCGCTGCCGGGCGGGACGTTCCGGCTCGGCGCCGCGCCCGGCGGCGGGTTCGTGTTCGACAACGAGAAGTGGGCGCACCCGGTGGAGCTGGCGCCGTTCCGGATCGCCCGCGCCCCGGTGACCGAGGCGCGGTTCGCCGAGTTCGTGGACGACGGCGGCTACCGCCGGCGCGCGCTGTGGAGCGAGGCCGGCTGGCGCTGGCGAGAGGCCGCCGGGGCCGAGCGCCCGGCGTACTGGGAGCGCGCGGCGAACGGGTGGCGGCGGCGGGAGTTCGACCGCCCCGTGCCGCTCGCGGCGGGCCGCCCGGTGGCGCACGTGTGCGCGCACGAGGCGGACGCGTTCTGCCGCTGGGCCGGGCGGCGCCTGCCGACCGAGGCGGAGTGGGAGGCGGCGGCCACCGCGGAGGGCGCCCCGCTCGGCGGCGCCGGCCGCGTGTGGGAGTGGACCGCGAGCGACTTCCTCCCCTACCCCGGCTTCGCCCCCGATCCCTACCGCGAGTACTCGCAGCCCTGGTTCGGCACGCACCGGGTGCTGCGCGGCGGCAGCTTCGCCACGCCGGCGCGCCTGCTGCGCCCCACCTTCCGCAACTTCTACACGCCCGACCGCCGCGATCCCTGGGCGGGGTTCCGGACCTGCGCGGCGTGA
- a CDS encoding ABC transporter substrate-binding protein: MRVTSLIAALALLAACGDRRPPRTRLVLASVRQPATALPALAAASGCFAAEGLDVEERSFDLGRDALALLRSGGADVAVAFETPVLQAAHADGRLRALTALHTSTRNTRLVVRAPSGIRGFSDLAGRRIGLAPGTNADFFADLALRLGGVPRDQVTLVHGAPAESIEALAAGTLDAAVLSDPAAQEAERRLGPDAQVFQTDLYVEISLLVTRDDVLAARPAALRAMLRGLACGERRARADREEARARIRDRFPETGDAALAAQLERVRWGVGLDNVLVDVLRRERDALTAAGALRGEVPDLHQLLAPALLEQVAPESVMLLPGDARW; this comes from the coding sequence GTGCGCGTCACCTCGCTGATCGCTGCCTTGGCGCTGCTCGCGGCCTGCGGAGATCGCCGGCCGCCGCGGACCCGCCTGGTCCTCGCCTCGGTGCGGCAGCCCGCCACCGCGCTCCCCGCGCTCGCGGCCGCGAGCGGCTGCTTCGCGGCGGAGGGGCTGGACGTCGAGGAGCGGTCCTTCGACCTGGGGCGCGACGCGCTCGCGCTGCTCCGCTCGGGCGGCGCCGACGTGGCGGTCGCGTTCGAGACGCCGGTGCTGCAGGCTGCGCACGCGGACGGCCGGCTGCGCGCGCTGACGGCGCTGCACACCTCGACGCGCAACACGCGCCTGGTGGTGCGCGCGCCGAGCGGGATCCGCGGCTTCTCCGACCTGGCCGGCCGCCGGATCGGCCTGGCGCCGGGGACGAACGCCGACTTCTTCGCCGACCTGGCGCTCCGGCTGGGCGGCGTCCCGCGCGACCAGGTCACCCTCGTGCACGGCGCGCCGGCCGAGTCGATCGAGGCGCTCGCCGCGGGCACGCTCGACGCGGCCGTGCTCTCCGACCCGGCCGCGCAGGAGGCCGAGCGCCGCCTCGGGCCCGACGCGCAGGTGTTCCAGACCGACCTCTACGTCGAGATCTCGCTCCTCGTGACGCGCGACGACGTGCTGGCGGCGCGGCCCGCCGCGCTCCGGGCGATGCTGCGTGGCCTGGCCTGCGGCGAGCGGCGCGCCCGGGCCGATCGCGAGGAGGCGCGGGCGCGGATCCGCGACCGGTTCCCGGAGACCGGCGACGCCGCGCTCGCGGCGCAGCTGGAGCGGGTGCGCTGGGGGGTCGGGCTGGACAACGTGCTCGTGGACGTGCTGCGCCGCGAGCGCGACGCGCTCACCGCCGCGGGCGCGCTGCGCGGCGAGGTGCCCGACCTCCACCAGCTGCTGGCGCCGGCCCTGCTCGAGCAGGTCGCGCCCGAGTCCGTCATGCTGCTCCCCGGGGACGCGCGATGGTGA
- a CDS encoding pirin family protein, which produces MTERGLETVVTPIAASDGAGVRLKRSIATRTLDHLDPFFLFDHFGSENANDYIAGFPMHPHRGIETITYMLDGSVAHRDSIGNSGVIGAGDVQWMTAGSGILHEEMPKVGPRRLDGFQIWVNLPAKLKMTRPRYQDVPAARIPEVARPGGARVRVVAGEVDGVAGAVKDIFAGPTYLDVALPAGKTFEQPVPRGHTALLYVFEGEVTVGGAQAGRAAQAVGAPRLAVLRDGEVVRVHAGAAPARFLLLSAQPLNEPYARYGPFVMNTEEEIEQALHELRAGTFIKP; this is translated from the coding sequence ATGACCGAACGCGGACTCGAGACCGTCGTCACCCCCATCGCCGCCAGCGACGGCGCGGGCGTGCGGCTGAAGCGCAGCATCGCCACCCGGACGCTCGACCACCTGGATCCGTTCTTCCTGTTCGACCACTTCGGCTCCGAGAACGCGAACGACTACATCGCCGGCTTCCCCATGCACCCGCACCGCGGCATCGAGACCATCACCTACATGCTCGACGGCAGCGTGGCGCACCGGGACAGCATCGGGAACTCGGGCGTGATCGGCGCGGGCGACGTGCAGTGGATGACCGCCGGGAGCGGCATCCTGCACGAGGAGATGCCCAAGGTCGGCCCGCGCCGGCTCGACGGCTTCCAGATCTGGGTGAACCTGCCCGCGAAGCTGAAGATGACGCGGCCGCGCTACCAGGACGTGCCGGCGGCGCGCATCCCCGAGGTGGCCCGGCCCGGCGGCGCGCGCGTGCGCGTGGTCGCCGGGGAGGTGGACGGGGTGGCCGGCGCGGTGAAGGACATCTTCGCCGGCCCGACCTACCTCGACGTCGCGCTGCCCGCGGGGAAGACGTTCGAGCAGCCGGTGCCGCGCGGCCACACGGCGCTCCTGTACGTGTTCGAGGGCGAGGTGACCGTGGGCGGCGCGCAGGCCGGACGCGCCGCGCAGGCGGTCGGGGCCCCGCGGCTCGCCGTCCTCCGCGACGGCGAGGTGGTCCGGGTGCACGCCGGCGCCGCGCCGGCGCGCTTCCTGCTGCTCTCGGCGCAGCCGCTGAACGAGCCGTACGCGCGCTACGGGCCGTTCGTGATGAACACCGAGGAGGAGATCGAGCAGGCCCTGCACGAGCTGCGCGCGGGGACGTTCATCAAGCCGTGA
- a CDS encoding MFS transporter, with translation MPEAARTVPIPRLAPADPAPAAPVAEDAPEVARPAAGLFAIGLAGFCAFVGFYATQPLLPTLERVFAVSKAGAALTVSAPTIAVALASPFAGRAIRRWGHRRIIVASLLFLPVPMLLTAASPGVAMLVGWRFVQGLAVPGIYAVGVAFLAEEWPPAALGSAMSALVTGNVIGGYTGRLLAGFAAERWGWRAAFVVLGLVTAAAGVAAARLLPRARRARPAGPAPRARPGDLLRAPRLLATFAVGFNVLFTQVAVFTYVTFHLSAPPYRLGTAALSSVFTVYLIGAVVTPFAGRWIDRVGSRRAVTVALAVAAAGALVTLAPSVALVVAGLAAVCTAVFVSQSASTAFLRTAAPPRLRSSASGLYVSSYYLGGAAGGVAPALAWHAGGWGACVAMVVAVQLGTVALAHRAWRPAA, from the coding sequence ATGCCCGAGGCCGCGCGCACCGTCCCCATCCCCCGCCTCGCCCCCGCCGACCCCGCCCCGGCCGCGCCGGTCGCCGAGGACGCACCGGAGGTGGCGCGGCCGGCGGCGGGGCTGTTCGCCATCGGGCTGGCCGGCTTCTGCGCGTTCGTGGGCTTCTACGCCACCCAGCCGCTGCTCCCCACGCTGGAGCGGGTGTTCGCGGTCTCCAAGGCCGGGGCGGCGCTCACCGTGAGCGCCCCGACCATCGCGGTCGCGCTGGCCTCGCCCTTCGCGGGCCGCGCCATCCGGCGCTGGGGGCACCGGCGCATCATCGTCGCCTCGCTGCTGTTCCTGCCCGTCCCCATGCTGCTGACGGCCGCCTCGCCCGGCGTCGCGATGCTGGTGGGCTGGCGCTTCGTGCAGGGGCTGGCGGTGCCGGGCATCTACGCGGTGGGCGTCGCCTTCCTGGCCGAGGAGTGGCCGCCGGCGGCGCTCGGCAGCGCCATGTCCGCGCTGGTGACGGGCAACGTGATCGGCGGCTACACCGGGCGGCTGCTCGCGGGGTTCGCCGCCGAGCGGTGGGGCTGGCGCGCCGCGTTCGTGGTGCTCGGCCTGGTCACGGCCGCCGCCGGGGTGGCCGCCGCGCGCCTCCTCCCGCGGGCGCGCCGGGCGCGCCCCGCCGGCCCGGCGCCGCGCGCGCGCCCCGGCGACCTGCTCCGCGCGCCGCGCCTGCTCGCGACGTTCGCGGTCGGCTTCAACGTGCTCTTCACGCAGGTGGCGGTGTTCACCTACGTGACCTTCCACCTCTCCGCGCCGCCGTACCGGCTCGGCACCGCCGCGCTGTCCTCGGTGTTCACCGTCTACCTGATCGGCGCCGTGGTGACCCCGTTCGCCGGGCGCTGGATCGACCGGGTCGGCTCGCGTCGCGCGGTCACGGTGGCGCTCGCGGTGGCGGCGGCCGGCGCGCTCGTGACGCTGGCGCCGTCGGTGGCGCTGGTGGTGGCGGGCCTGGCCGCGGTGTGCACCGCGGTGTTCGTGAGCCAGTCCGCCTCCACCGCGTTCCTGCGCACCGCCGCGCCGCCGCGGCTCCGGTCCTCCGCGTCCGGGCTGTACGTGTCGAGCTACTACCTCGGGGGCGCGGCCGGCGGCGTCGCGCCGGCGCTCGCCTGGCACGCGGGCGGCTGGGGCGCGTGCGTCGCCATGGTGGTGGCCGTCCAGCTCGGGACCGTGGCGCTCGCCCACCGCGCCTGGCGCCCGGCCGCCTGA
- a CDS encoding LysR family transcriptional regulator — protein sequence MDLNRIAVFAQVVEAGSFTAAAASLGLRKSSVSRAVAALEGELGIRLLQRTTRRLSLTDAGRAYYERTRDALAGLREASEEAAALGAEPRGTVRVTAPVDLAPDLARLTDAFLRAHPQVRVEVSLTARYVDLVKEGFDLAIRAGVLADSSLLARKLSDSALALFAAPSYLEARGRPRRLADLARHDCLLYRAGGETAVWRLTGRRGEEQVTVRGRAAADEFAFVRGMLLAGAGIALVPTGMVAAHLRTGALERVLPQYVRRGGPVSVVWPSRRYEPVAVARFRDAIVAALGEPGAGEAQG from the coding sequence ATGGACCTGAACCGGATCGCGGTGTTCGCGCAGGTGGTGGAGGCGGGCAGCTTCACCGCCGCGGCGGCGTCGCTGGGGCTCCGCAAGTCGTCGGTGAGCCGCGCGGTGGCGGCGCTCGAGGGCGAGCTGGGGATCCGCCTGCTGCAGCGGACCACCCGCCGGCTCAGCCTCACCGACGCGGGCCGCGCCTACTACGAGCGGACCCGCGACGCGCTCGCCGGGCTCCGCGAGGCGAGCGAGGAGGCGGCCGCGCTCGGCGCGGAGCCGCGGGGGACGGTGCGGGTCACCGCGCCGGTGGACCTGGCCCCCGACCTGGCGCGCCTGACCGACGCGTTCCTGCGCGCGCACCCGCAGGTGAGGGTCGAGGTGTCGCTGACGGCGCGGTACGTGGACCTGGTGAAGGAGGGGTTCGACCTCGCCATCCGCGCCGGCGTCCTCGCCGACTCCTCGCTGCTCGCGCGCAAGCTGTCGGACAGCGCCCTCGCGCTGTTCGCGGCGCCGTCCTACCTCGAGGCTCGCGGGCGGCCGCGGCGCCTCGCCGATCTGGCCCGGCACGACTGCCTGCTCTACCGCGCCGGCGGGGAGACCGCGGTGTGGCGGCTCACCGGCCGCCGCGGCGAGGAGCAGGTGACGGTGCGCGGGCGCGCGGCCGCCGACGAGTTCGCGTTCGTGCGCGGCATGCTGCTGGCCGGCGCGGGGATCGCGCTGGTGCCCACCGGCATGGTGGCCGCCCACCTGCGCACGGGCGCCCTCGAGCGGGTGCTTCCGCAGTACGTCCGGCGCGGCGGCCCGGTGAGCGTGGTCTGGCCCAGCCGGCGCTACGAGCCGGTGGCGGTGGCGCGCTTCCGCGACGCGATCGTGGCCGCGCTCGGCGAGCCCGGCGCGGGCGAGGCGCAGGGCTGA
- a CDS encoding hybrid sensor histidine kinase/response regulator — protein sequence MVTVGRRLLVPTTLLAAVACAALAYAAWSSAQQARTLERDARAVRTAISLAFALGDATHEEERWFLSLPRAHGGVQETRLDEAGARIAGLMRDLEALPLPARVADVWREYVEVRAAQDALGDDIRRVAPQGGAALERALDRWRLMSFRSEALLKDVSGYYLRFLDRIVVELQARRARALWISAAAVVVGLLAAAALSLLAARAVVRPLEAIARTAERIAETSLPAEVAGAERPDEIGTLSRAFNRMTGRLVSANARLTEIDRRKDEFLGMLSHELRNPLAPIRSALHLLSHPAARPAQTRRALEVIGRQVDHLTRIVDDLLDVTRIARGKIELRRERVDLAEVVARTAEDYRDLLDDRRIALEVGLPGGPLWADADPTRVAQVIGNLLSNAGKFTPPGGRVTVRADARGGRAVIRVIDTGVGMPPELLGRIFEPFVQADRSLARSAGGLGLGLSLVKGIVELHGGAVEARSAGPGAGSELVLELPLAAGGPGQLAAPSAAPAGAAGPRRVLIVDDNVDAAETLAELLRHAGHAVAVAHDGPGALAAARADPPEVVLCDIGLPGMSGYDVARALRRERGPGLLLVAVSGYAQPEDVDAAHEAGFDRHLAKPPRPDEVERAVVAPPAGTRAGAGN from the coding sequence ATGGTGACCGTCGGCCGGCGCCTGCTCGTGCCGACCACCCTCCTCGCCGCGGTGGCCTGCGCGGCGCTGGCGTACGCGGCGTGGTCGTCCGCGCAGCAGGCGCGCACCCTGGAGCGCGACGCGCGGGCGGTGCGGACCGCCATCTCCCTGGCGTTCGCGCTCGGCGACGCGACGCACGAGGAGGAGCGCTGGTTCCTGTCGCTGCCGCGCGCGCACGGCGGCGTGCAGGAGACCCGGCTCGACGAGGCCGGCGCGCGCATCGCCGGGCTGATGCGCGACCTCGAGGCGCTCCCGCTCCCGGCGCGCGTCGCCGACGTCTGGCGCGAGTACGTCGAGGTCCGGGCCGCGCAGGACGCGCTCGGCGACGACATCCGCCGGGTCGCGCCGCAGGGCGGCGCCGCGCTCGAGCGCGCCCTGGATCGCTGGCGGCTCATGTCGTTCCGCAGCGAGGCGCTGCTGAAGGACGTGTCCGGCTACTACCTGCGCTTCCTCGACCGGATCGTGGTCGAGCTGCAGGCGCGCCGGGCCCGCGCGCTCTGGATCTCGGCGGCCGCGGTGGTGGTGGGCCTGCTGGCGGCCGCGGCGCTCTCGCTGCTGGCGGCGCGCGCGGTGGTGCGGCCGCTCGAGGCCATCGCCCGCACCGCCGAGCGGATCGCCGAGACCAGCCTCCCCGCCGAGGTGGCCGGGGCGGAGCGGCCCGACGAGATCGGCACCCTCTCCCGCGCGTTCAACCGGATGACCGGGCGGCTGGTCAGCGCCAACGCCCGCCTCACCGAGATCGACCGGCGCAAGGACGAGTTCCTGGGGATGCTCTCGCACGAGCTCCGCAACCCGCTCGCGCCCATCCGCAGCGCGCTGCACCTGCTGTCGCACCCCGCGGCGCGCCCGGCGCAGACCCGCCGCGCCCTGGAGGTCATCGGCCGGCAGGTGGACCACCTGACCCGCATCGTGGACGACCTGCTCGACGTCACCCGCATCGCGCGCGGCAAGATCGAGCTGCGCCGGGAGCGCGTGGACCTCGCCGAGGTGGTCGCGCGCACGGCCGAGGACTACCGGGACCTGCTGGACGACCGCCGCATCGCGCTCGAGGTCGGGCTGCCCGGCGGGCCGCTCTGGGCGGACGCCGACCCCACCCGCGTGGCGCAGGTGATCGGCAACCTGCTCAGCAACGCGGGCAAGTTCACGCCGCCGGGCGGCCGCGTCACGGTGCGCGCGGACGCGCGCGGCGGGCGCGCGGTGATCCGGGTGATCGACACCGGCGTGGGCATGCCGCCCGAGCTGCTCGGGCGGATCTTCGAGCCGTTCGTGCAGGCGGATCGATCGCTGGCGCGGAGCGCCGGGGGGCTCGGCCTGGGGCTCTCGCTGGTGAAGGGGATCGTCGAGCTGCACGGCGGCGCGGTCGAGGCCCGCAGCGCCGGGCCCGGCGCCGGCAGCGAGCTGGTGCTCGAGCTGCCGCTGGCCGCCGGGGGCCCGGGGCAGCTGGCCGCGCCGTCGGCGGCGCCGGCCGGCGCGGCGGGGCCGCGGCGCGTGCTGATCGTGGACGACAACGTGGACGCGGCCGAGACGCTCGCCGAGCTGCTCCGCCACGCCGGGCACGCGGTCGCGGTGGCGCACGACGGCCCGGGCGCGCTGGCGGCGGCGCGCGCCGACCCGCCCGAGGTGGTGCTCTGCGACATCGGCCTGCCCGGCATGAGCGGGTACGACGTGGCGCGGGCGCTCCGGCGGGAGCGCGGGCCGGGCCTGCTGCTGGTGGCGGTGAGCGGCTACGCCCAGCCGGAGGACGTGGACGCCGCCCACGAGGCCGGCTTCGACCGGCACCTGGCGAAGCCGCCGCGGCCGGACGAGGTGGAGCGCGCCGTGGTGGCGCCGCCCGCCGGGACCCGCGCCGGCGCGGGCAACTGA